TTATGTTCTCCCGTCCGAATTGGAACTCTTCACGGGAGCCGGAACGAATTCCGAACTGATAAATATTTTTGCCGCCCATCAGTTCAGCTGCTTTACGCACTGGTGTGGAGTGAGACAATGGCTCGCCCTCATAGTTTTCACGAAGGTCGGCATGTGCATCAATATGAATCAGGATAAGGTCCGGATATTTTTTGTACATTTGCTGAATAACAGGCCAAGTGACGAGGTGTTCCCCGCCGAGACCAATCGGGAATTTGCCGTCAGCCAGCAGGCCACCGATATATTCTCCGATGACTTCGAGACTGCGTCCTGCGTTACCGAAAGGCAAAAGCAGATCCCCAGCGTCAAAGTAAGTCATGTCCACAATGCTTTTATCCAGGTAAGGGCTGTACTCTTCAAGTCCAACCGAAGCCTGACGGATATGGGAAGGACCGAAACGGGACCCTGGACGGAAGCTGACGGTGTAATCCATCGGCATACCATAAATGACCGCTTTGGAGTTCTCATAATCCTCTGAACTACAAATAAACACGTTACCTGAATAAGCTTGATCCAATTTCATCTCATTATTCCTCCTTATTTCGTAAGGTCTTCCACGAATTTAGGAAGAACGAACGCCGCTTTGTGCAGACGTGGAGAGTAGTATTTCGTATCCATCTCTGGAATCTGCGTCTCGTCCACCTCAAGCGGATTATGTTTTTTGCTACCCATTGTAAAAGTCCACAGACCACTTGGGTACGTGGGAATATTACAGCCGTACACATGTACGATCGGGAAGATTTCTTTAACGTCTTTGTTTACCTTTTGGATCAGATCCGCTTTGAACCACGGGTTGTCCGTTTGAGCAACGAAGATCCCGTCCTCTTTCAGCGCTTCATAGATGCCTTGATAGAAACCGCGCTCAAACAGCGGAGCAGCCGGACCTACAGGCTCTGTAGAGTCAACGATGATTACATCGTATTCATTTTTATGCTCTATAATATGCATGTAGCCATCGTTCACCAGCACTTCGACGTTAGGCTCGTCCAACTTACCGGCGATTTCGGGCAGATACTTTTTGGAATATTCAATCACTTTTCCGTCGATTTCGACGAGAACTGCT
Above is a window of Paenibacillus sp. E222 DNA encoding:
- the speB gene encoding agmatinase, producing MKLDQAYSGNVFICSSEDYENSKAVIYGMPMDYTVSFRPGSRFGPSHIRQASVGLEEYSPYLDKSIVDMTYFDAGDLLLPFGNAGRSLEVIGEYIGGLLADGKFPIGLGGEHLVTWPVIQQMYKKYPDLILIHIDAHADLRENYEGEPLSHSTPVRKAAELMGGKNIYQFGIRSGSREEFQFGRENINFYPFEVAAPMKEALPKMGNRPVYVTIDIDVLDPSAAPGTGTAEAGGITSKELLEAIHMIAGSDVNVVGCDLVEVAPIYDPTEQTQIVAAKMIREMLLGFVK
- the speE gene encoding polyamine aminopropyltransferase produces the protein MELWFTEKQTPEFGITAKIKQTYVSEKTDFQDLAMVETEEFGNMLLLDGMVMTTVKDEFVYHEMAAHPALNTHPNPKKVLVVGGGDGGVIREVIKHAAVEKAVLVEIDGKVIEYSKKYLPEIAGKLDEPNVEVLVNDGYMHIIEHKNEYDVIIVDSTEPVGPAAPLFERGFYQGIYEALKEDGIFVAQTDNPWFKADLIQKVNKDVKEIFPIVHVYGCNIPTYPSGLWTFTMGSKKHNPLEVDETQIPEMDTKYYSPRLHKAAFVLPKFVEDLTK